A genomic window from Bacteroidota bacterium includes:
- a CDS encoding ABC transporter permease yields MWKITKKDLQIFFTDKRAIILSLMLPIGLITLFALAFGGVGSDDEGDATPITVLYFDADNTVASKSIIAELDAIPGIEFIATDTQTAVQQIKSGDQIANLIIHKGYEAALNGGATIPVELQYDESRSMEISILQNLLVSRVSAIKGEKDADKGVERIIQNMFSDLPPVAQDSIRSNLKTGLAKEQQEESVVTMTSLVGDANSNWGLIQAVAGTAIMMLLFSVRSIGSGMLEEKESGVLKKLLQSPITPFEILFGKMLTAVIVAIFQLSVMFIFSWLAFGLDIFIDLPALIIMIITTSIACSAFGVLLASIVTTKKQADSLSTIIILFMSAIGGSMIPLYIMPAFMQNAAVISVNYWSIQGFYDIFWRKTGMDAIIQNVIVLLAISAGVVALSAVFFKRNILKIS; encoded by the coding sequence ATGTGGAAAATCACTAAAAAAGATTTACAAATATTTTTTACCGATAAAAGGGCAATTATTTTATCGTTAATGTTGCCAATTGGTTTAATTACGTTATTTGCTTTAGCGTTTGGCGGAGTTGGTTCTGATGATGAGGGTGATGCTACACCAATTACGGTATTATATTTTGATGCTGACAATACGGTTGCTTCTAAAAGTATTATTGCTGAATTGGATGCAATACCGGGAATTGAATTTATTGCTACTGACACACAAACGGCAGTTCAACAAATAAAAAGTGGCGATCAAATTGCGAATCTTATAATTCATAAGGGATATGAAGCGGCACTTAACGGCGGTGCAACTATTCCTGTTGAATTACAATATGATGAAAGTCGCTCTATGGAAATTAGTATTTTACAAAATTTATTGGTTAGTCGCGTGTCAGCCATTAAAGGTGAAAAAGATGCTGACAAAGGTGTAGAAAGAATTATTCAAAATATGTTTTCAGATTTGCCACCTGTTGCGCAGGACTCCATTCGTTCTAATTTAAAAACCGGATTGGCAAAGGAGCAGCAGGAAGAATCGGTTGTAACCATGACCAGCCTGGTAGGTGATGCTAACAGCAATTGGGGTTTGATACAGGCAGTGGCAGGAACCGCAATTATGATGTTACTTTTTAGTGTTCGTTCAATTGGCTCCGGAATGTTGGAGGAAAAAGAAAGTGGGGTATTAAAAAAATTATTGCAATCGCCAATTACACCTTTTGAAATTTTATTTGGTAAGATGTTAACTGCAGTAATCGTTGCAATTTTTCAATTGTCGGTCATGTTTATTTTTTCGTGGTTAGCTTTTGGGTTAGATATATTTATCGATTTGCCAGCGCTAATTATTATGATAATTACAACTTCAATTGCCTGTTCCGCTTTTGGTGTTTTATTGGCGAGTATTGTAACAACAAAAAAACAAGCTGATTCACTTAGTACAATTATAATATTATTTATGAGTGCAATTGGCGGCAGTATGATTCCGTTGTATATTATGCCGGCTTTTATGCAGAATGCGGCTGTAATTTCAGTAAATTACTGGAGTATTCAAGGGTTTTACGACATTTTTTGGCGCAAAACAGGCATGGATGCAATCATTCAAAATGTAATTGTACTACTTGCCATCAGTGCAGGCGTTGTGGCATTGAGTGCTGTGTTTTTCAAAAGAAATATTTTGAAAATATCCTGA
- a CDS encoding sterol desaturase family protein yields MISSLLINIIAFVGAFAFMEAFAWFVHKYVMHGIGWFLHKSHHEPRHGRFELNDLYAIIFAAPAIVLMYIGSPEYNYIFWIGTGITAYGFCYFLFHDVIVHRRMKHHYKPHSKYMLRIMRAHKVHHKKMSKEEGQAFGFLFAHPKYDVKRTDE; encoded by the coding sequence ATGATTAGCTCCCTTTTAATAAATATAATAGCATTTGTTGGCGCTTTCGCCTTTATGGAAGCATTTGCCTGGTTTGTACATAAATATGTGATGCATGGTATAGGATGGTTTTTGCATAAATCACATCACGAACCCCGCCACGGTCGTTTTGAATTAAACGATTTATATGCCATTATTTTCGCGGCGCCGGCAATAGTTTTAATGTATATTGGTTCACCTGAATACAATTATATTTTTTGGATTGGTACCGGAATAACGGCTTATGGTTTTTGCTATTTTTTATTTCATGATGTAATTGTTCATCGCAGAATGAAACATCATTATAAACCACACAGCAAATATATGTTGCGCATTATGCGTGCGCATAAAGTACATCATAAAAAAATGTCTAAAGAAGAAGGTCAGGCATTCGGATTTTTATTTGCACATCCTAAATATGATGTAAAACGCACCGACGAATAA
- a CDS encoding lycopene cyclase domain-containing protein, which produces MNSGYLYLIINIGTILFPLLFSFEKRVAYYKWWRYLFPALIITATIFLIWDYFFTLHGVWGFNPTYTTGINIAGLPLEEILFFITVPYASIFIYAFVNHLWPNTPILDKIQRKISFVILFIAIALMLFNYDKAYTALNCGYAIVLLSLQLFVVKGNYMGRFYRFYFWHLIPFFIVNGLLTGTGIQDEVVWYNNAENLGIRMGTIPVEDSLYSLSLMLMNITIIEWLRSKRNSKKHLSPEPI; this is translated from the coding sequence ATGAATTCCGGGTACCTGTATCTCATCATTAATATTGGAACTATCCTTTTTCCATTACTTTTTAGTTTTGAAAAACGTGTAGCCTACTATAAATGGTGGCGCTATTTATTTCCTGCATTAATTATTACGGCAACCATCTTTTTAATTTGGGATTACTTTTTTACCCTTCATGGTGTTTGGGGATTTAATCCAACTTATACAACAGGTATTAATATTGCCGGTTTGCCATTAGAGGAAATATTATTTTTTATTACAGTTCCTTATGCGAGTATTTTTATTTACGCTTTCGTAAATCACCTCTGGCCGAATACGCCAATATTGGATAAAATACAACGTAAAATATCATTTGTAATATTGTTTATTGCAATAGCTTTAATGTTGTTTAATTACGACAAGGCCTACACTGCATTAAATTGCGGATATGCAATCGTCCTGTTGAGCTTACAGTTATTTGTAGTTAAAGGCAATTATATGGGGAGATTTTATCGCTTCTATTTTTGGCACCTCATTCCCTTTTTTATAGTAAACGGTTTACTCACAGGAACAGGCATTCAGGATGAAGTAGTTTGGTATAACAATGCCGAAAACCTCGGCATCCGCATGGGTACAATTCCTGTTGAAGATAGTTTGTATAGTTTGAGTTTAATGTTGATGAATATAACCATAATCGAATGGCTGCGCAGCAAAAGAAACAGTAAAAAACATTTGTCGCCTGAACCCATTTGA
- a CDS encoding phytoene/squalene synthase family protein, with translation MLELFHQSSFTCSRKVTERYSTSFTLGIKALDKKYHDAIYGIYGFVRFADEIVDTFHDWDKQALLAKFKSDTYEAIEQKISLNPILHAFQLTVHKYQIDPKLIDAFLHSMEMDLYMNNYKQEFYEEYIYGSAEVVGLMCLQVFCEGNKEQYLSLKEPARYLGAAFQKVNFLRDMQSDYKERGRVYFPNVDFDNFCRNQKDAIEADIKADFEKAYEGIKMLPEGAKFGVYLAYKYYLNLFKKIRKTEAEKVMHTRIRVSNPRKIGIWASLYLRSNVLGIYAP, from the coding sequence ATGCTCGAATTATTTCATCAATCTTCATTCACATGCAGCCGCAAGGTTACGGAACGTTACAGCACTTCCTTTACCCTTGGAATTAAGGCTTTAGACAAAAAATACCACGATGCCATTTACGGAATTTATGGATTTGTAAGGTTTGCTGATGAAATAGTGGATACTTTCCACGATTGGGATAAACAAGCCCTTTTAGCGAAGTTTAAATCCGATACTTATGAGGCTATAGAACAAAAAATTTCATTGAATCCAATATTGCATGCATTTCAGTTAACCGTGCACAAATATCAAATCGACCCAAAGTTGATTGATGCCTTTTTGCATAGTATGGAAATGGACCTCTATATGAATAACTACAAGCAGGAATTTTATGAGGAGTATATATATGGTAGCGCAGAAGTAGTTGGATTAATGTGCCTGCAGGTATTTTGTGAAGGCAACAAAGAACAATACCTCAGTTTAAAAGAACCGGCCCGTTATCTTGGCGCAGCTTTTCAAAAAGTGAATTTTTTACGCGATATGCAATCTGATTACAAAGAGCGCGGTCGCGTTTATTTTCCCAATGTAGATTTTGATAATTTTTGCAGAAACCAAAAAGATGCAATTGAAGCTGACATTAAAGCGGATTTCGAAAAAGCATATGAAGGCATAAAAATGTTGCCAGAAGGTGCCAAATTTGGTGTATACTTAGCTTATAAATACTATTTAAATCTCTTCAAAAAAATTCGTAAAACAGAAGCAGAAAAGGTAATGCATACCCGAATTCGTGTTTCTAACCCACGAAAAATAGGAATCTGGGCTTCTCTCTACCTGCGTTCAAATGTTTTAGGTATCTATGCACCATGA
- the crtI gene encoding phytoene desaturase gives MSKHIVVIGSGFSGISAACALAKKGYRVTVVEKNECAGGRASFFKADGFMFDMGPSWYWMPDVFEWFFKEYGSSVAEQYDLIRLDPGYRIYFGKDEITDIPASISELHDLFEQLEPGSGKQLQQFLKDAETKYAIGMKDMVFKPCNSIMEFAELRMVKALFTMQLFTSLRKEVYSKFQNEKIRKILEFPVYFLGALPSNTPALYSILNYADLVLGTWYPQGGMYKIIEGMQRVAEKMGVTFMFNAPVTEIVTENNKTTGVKIDTHFIAADAVVAAADYHHVEEKLLSQPKKNYDENYWDKKVFAPSSIIFYLGIKGKVKNLLHHNLFFDQSFEQFADEIYTNPRWPANPLFYVSAPSKTDPSVAPDGDENLFILIPVAAGLEDTEQLREMYFDKVLERIEAFTGDTIANRIIYKRSFAPKDFVTRYNAYKGNAYGLANTLMQTAIFKPKMRNKHIKNLIYAGQLTVPGPGVPPSLISGYVAAGEIEKALKN, from the coding sequence ATGTCGAAGCATATCGTAGTTATTGGGTCCGGATTTAGTGGAATTTCTGCAGCTTGTGCATTAGCTAAAAAAGGATACCGCGTAACCGTTGTAGAAAAAAATGAATGCGCCGGTGGTCGTGCATCATTTTTTAAAGCTGACGGATTTATGTTCGACATGGGCCCAAGCTGGTATTGGATGCCTGATGTTTTTGAATGGTTTTTTAAAGAATATGGTTCATCAGTTGCAGAGCAATATGATTTAATTCGTTTAGATCCTGGTTACAGAATTTATTTTGGTAAAGATGAAATTACCGATATTCCTGCATCAATTTCAGAATTACACGACCTGTTCGAACAGCTTGAACCCGGCTCAGGGAAACAGTTACAGCAATTTTTAAAAGATGCTGAAACAAAATATGCAATTGGTATGAAAGACATGGTATTTAAACCATGCAATTCAATAATGGAATTTGCCGAATTACGGATGGTAAAAGCATTATTTACCATGCAACTATTTACCTCTTTACGCAAAGAAGTTTATAGTAAATTCCAAAATGAAAAAATCAGGAAAATTCTTGAGTTTCCTGTTTACTTTTTAGGTGCGTTACCTTCTAACACACCTGCATTATATTCAATATTAAATTATGCCGATTTGGTATTAGGCACCTGGTATCCGCAAGGTGGTATGTATAAAATAATTGAAGGTATGCAAAGGGTTGCCGAAAAAATGGGTGTTACATTTATGTTTAATGCACCTGTCACCGAAATTGTTACAGAAAATAACAAAACAACCGGTGTTAAAATCGACACTCATTTTATAGCAGCAGATGCAGTTGTTGCCGCAGCCGATTATCATCATGTTGAGGAAAAATTATTATCTCAACCCAAAAAAAATTACGATGAAAATTATTGGGATAAAAAAGTATTTGCTCCCTCAAGCATCATTTTCTACCTTGGTATAAAAGGAAAAGTTAAAAATTTATTACACCATAACCTCTTTTTCGATCAGAGTTTTGAGCAGTTTGCTGATGAAATTTATACCAACCCACGCTGGCCTGCAAACCCATTGTTTTACGTTTCTGCACCTTCTAAAACCGACCCAAGTGTTGCGCCGGATGGAGATGAAAACTTATTTATACTAATTCCTGTAGCTGCCGGACTGGAAGACACGGAACAACTCCGCGAAATGTATTTCGATAAAGTGCTTGAACGGATTGAAGCATTTACCGGTGATACCATAGCTAACCGTATCATTTATAAACGTTCATTTGCTCCCAAGGACTTTGTAACCCGCTACAATGCCTACAAGGGCAATGCTTACGGACTGGCCAACACATTGATGCAGACAGCCATTTTTAAACCAAAAATGCGCAATAAACATATCAAAAACCTCATCTATGCAGGTCAGCTCACGGTTCCCGGTCCCGGTGTTCCGCCTTCGCTGATTTCGGGTTATGTTGCAGCCGGTGAAATTGAAAAAGCGCTCAAAAATTAA
- a CDS encoding DUF4286 family protein yields MYIYNVTVKIEQSRADEWLNWMRDKHIPDVMATGFFTENRICRLVDEGDMDGVTFAIQYTCADLNDFLKYKISKAPALQKEVSEKFGNDFVAFRTLMEIL; encoded by the coding sequence ATGTACATTTATAATGTAACCGTTAAAATAGAACAATCGCGCGCCGACGAATGGTTAAACTGGATGCGGGATAAACATATACCGGATGTAATGGCAACCGGCTTTTTTACCGAAAACAGAATTTGCCGCCTTGTGGATGAAGGTGATATGGATGGTGTTACGTTTGCCATTCAATATACCTGTGCCGATTTAAATGATTTTTTGAAATACAAAATCAGCAAAGCACCCGCGCTGCAAAAAGAAGTAAGTGAGAAATTCGGTAACGATTTTGTTGCTTTTCGCACACTCATGGAGATTTTATAA
- a CDS encoding tetratricopeptide repeat protein: MKKIFTILTFCFIAAVGFAQNDAQLAQQYMGNGEYDKAADIYKKLFNENANANYKAYYNCLMVLNDLKEIEKITEKQIKKNPDNLTYFVDLGNAYKKQGDVKSAEKQFDIAIQKISDNKAQVTLLANAFIALDNLERAIIVYEKGKKTVKGYTFNYELAGLYYRLGQFDLSIKTYLDYYVENDNNADSKTTSAFTRILDEEKDHALLQELLFDRIQKGDNEIKYTELLIWDYIQLKDFEGAFIQTKALDKRFKENGERVFELSETARVEGEYDAAIDGYNYIIAKGNNFPYYFSSKNGILNCRKDKIFKTNSYTTEDINILKSSYTEFLSEYNKKDLRAAQATDDLAKLEAFYVHDIDAAINLLEPVVEWPALSPADRGRFKLDLGDFYLISGDVWESTLLYSQVDKAMKDEPLGEEARFKNAKLAYYRGDFSYAQGLLNVLKASTSELVSNDAMKLSVFITTNLGLDSLLEPMMKFAQADLYVFQNKLPEALLTLDTLTKTFPAHQLTDDVLFLKAEIALKKQDINEAVNRLEEIRSSYSYDLLADDAIFKLAEIYQFDLKQPEKAKLCYEQIILNYKDSLYVNEARKRYRTLRGDTLN, translated from the coding sequence ATGAAAAAAATATTCACCATACTTACTTTCTGTTTTATTGCTGCCGTTGGCTTTGCACAAAACGATGCTCAGCTGGCACAGCAGTATATGGGAAACGGTGAATATGATAAGGCTGCAGATATTTATAAAAAACTATTTAACGAAAATGCGAATGCTAATTATAAAGCATATTACAATTGTTTAATGGTTTTGAACGATTTGAAAGAAATTGAGAAAATTACCGAAAAACAAATCAAAAAAAATCCGGATAACCTTACCTATTTTGTCGACCTGGGCAATGCTTATAAAAAGCAGGGAGATGTAAAATCTGCAGAAAAACAATTTGATATTGCCATTCAAAAAATTTCAGATAACAAAGCACAGGTAACCCTTCTTGCAAATGCATTTATAGCCTTAGACAATCTTGAGCGTGCCATTATTGTTTATGAAAAAGGAAAAAAAACGGTAAAGGGATATACATTTAATTATGAACTTGCCGGATTATATTATCGTCTCGGACAATTCGATTTAAGTATTAAAACTTATCTGGATTATTATGTAGAAAACGATAATAATGCCGACTCAAAAACTACTTCTGCATTTACCAGAATTTTAGATGAAGAAAAAGACCATGCACTTTTGCAGGAACTATTGTTCGACCGAATCCAAAAAGGTGATAATGAAATAAAATATACCGAATTACTTATTTGGGATTATATTCAATTAAAAGACTTTGAAGGTGCATTTATCCAAACCAAAGCCCTAGACAAACGCTTTAAAGAAAATGGTGAACGCGTTTTTGAATTATCAGAAACGGCAAGGGTTGAAGGTGAATATGATGCTGCTATAGATGGCTATAACTATATCATTGCCAAAGGAAATAATTTTCCCTATTACTTCAGTTCAAAAAACGGCATATTAAATTGTAGAAAAGATAAAATCTTTAAAACAAACAGTTACACCACAGAAGATATTAATATCTTGAAATCAAGTTATACTGAATTTCTATCCGAATACAATAAAAAAGATTTACGTGCTGCACAGGCAACCGATGATCTTGCAAAACTGGAAGCTTTTTATGTGCATGATATAGATGCGGCAATTAATTTGTTAGAACCTGTTGTAGAATGGCCTGCACTTTCACCTGCCGACAGAGGACGATTTAAATTAGACCTTGGTGATTTTTATTTAATAAGTGGTGATGTGTGGGAATCAACTTTATTATACTCACAAGTTGATAAAGCGATGAAAGATGAACCACTTGGAGAAGAAGCACGTTTTAAAAATGCGAAACTGGCTTATTACAGAGGAGATTTTTCTTATGCGCAGGGTTTGTTGAATGTTTTAAAAGCATCCACCAGTGAGTTGGTTTCTAATGATGCAATGAAATTATCGGTGTTTATTACAACCAACCTCGGTCTCGACTCTTTATTAGAACCAATGATGAAATTTGCACAAGCCGATTTATATGTTTTTCAAAATAAATTGCCTGAAGCTTTATTAACGTTGGATACCTTAACTAAAACTTTTCCTGCTCACCAGCTTACCGATGATGTATTGTTTTTGAAAGCCGAAATTGCATTAAAAAAACAAGACATCAATGAAGCGGTAAACCGTTTGGAAGAAATAAGAAGTTCATACAGCTACGATTTACTTGCCGACGATGCTATTTTTAAACTGGCTGAAATTTATCAGTTTGATTTAAAACAACCTGAAAAAGCGAAATTGTGTTACGAACAAATCATTTTGAATTACAAAGATTCACTATATGTGAATGAGGCTCGTAAACGGTACCGCACTTTAAGAGGGGATACCTTAAATTAA